In Drosophila simulans strain w501 chromosome 3R, Prin_Dsim_3.1, whole genome shotgun sequence, a single window of DNA contains:
- the LOC6726867 gene encoding TBC1 domain family member 4 isoform X3: MFTVPFHRDTILTTSVSDASVLNKSRAMAELMHQIRDPAHTLGGSVGSIPQTLIGGGGGSHGNSNGALNGIHATPATNLKMSEAMRNAQHDTSPNPVSSKMKASKSYTHGLSSSSGTVNIPTSTSAQSNLSLLADISPNHTHFFEVMYVGKIRVSQKRVPNTFIDDALPKFKAYDAQRLRLLQNRKMSLSSEGGVGIEAKPSSSLKSHDLKEEDEEEQEQHKEQDDSQHSQAKPLVQLQLTGAEEGAAPRPLEDNKENKSPEKRPLLRGQSQIELGHKEHSDGSQPSAANSQLEAPNVIVNKQPTPPRDQGVGTGTASASAGPSQLHPNYAMDNIPKQRDRSASQGCIPPYVEQNRTMVFLVGRCDLRLISPDRKQVLLYKDFKDVASCVHGQKSLDHFGIICRELNNDGYIGYVFKCQSEHVCDDIVAAIAQAFDTCAEQKKKQDTQIFSCEHCPMLWYHKLCTDVEGLSEKKTQALILRRIETLSDDEQEIVWAKFCGSEKTNSPVAEQNQFLMMLLRAHCESRQQRHVHDTAENRSEFLNQYLGGSTIFMKAKRSLTNSFDNLLKRKPSKDDIAVPSHNLRDIREGSAEPLGTQSPPEGFRSRSNTVGASPSSKPTAEQLKSPMMDIFIKVGNSPKEAETHQGSWRQAILNSVVTPSKGLDSEVPTEFLSPMRKPVKRGKRNADELRELWRTAIRQTIMLNRMETENAMLQARQNENELKRIKLDYEEIVPCDKQLIERWEQIIERNSTQIGNKKDPKVLGHAIRTGVPRSKRGDVWTFLAEQHSMNTAPVDTKRFPNFNTPYHTLLKHLTEHQHAIFIDLGRTFPNHQFYKDPLGLGQLSLFNLLKAYSILDPELGYCQGLGFICGVLLLHCDEANAFQLLKHLMFRRNMRTKYLPDMKKFQLQLYQLSRLVKDHLPDLYVWLDQNDVSPTLYAAPWILTVFSSQFPLGFVARVFDLLFLESSDVIFKFAIALLSVHKQQLLAKDNFEEIMDYLKTVVPKMEHTCMEQIMKLVFSMDIGKQLAEYNVEYNVLQEEITTTNHHLEMLNREKTQNQHLEQQLQFAQSSIAQLETTRSSQQAQITTLQSQVQSLELTIQTLGRYVGQLVEHNPDLELPNEVRRMLQQLDDLDRQRRKPIFTERKIGKSVSVNSHLGFPLKVLEELTERDELGSPQKQKKEKTPFFEQLRQQQQQHRLNGGVQSSNVGESVSPTPPSRPNRLLDNASARTVMQVKLDELKLPEHVDKFVANIKSPLEVDSGVGTPLSPPSTASNSSGGSIFSRMGYRTTPPALSPLAQRQSYGVANTTAPSPQHMEEVAPATTMAVMPRDDVEEPQPMHPLSMVGGDVNVRFKGTTQLKSIRPVHHMRAIPLGGVQHPSSTEPAVRVAPVPVELAPPAATATTGRS, translated from the exons ATGGCCGAGCTGATGCACCAGATCCGTGACCCCGCCCACACGCTGGGAGGTTCCGTGGGCAGCATTCCGCAGACGCTGAtcggcggtggtggaggcaGCCACGGAAACTCCAATGGAGCGCTGAACGGAATCCACGCCACGCCCGCCACGAATCTGAAGATGAGCGAGGCAATGCGCAATGCTCAGCACGACACCAGCCCCAATCCAGTCAGCTCTAAGATGAAGGCCTCCAAGTCGTACACCCATGGCCTGAGTAGCTCCTCGGGCACGGTGAACATTCCCACGTCCACGTCGGCCCAGAGCAATCTCTCCCTGCTAGCGGACATCTCGCCGAACCACACGCACTTCTTCGAGGTGATGTACGTGGGCAAGATCCGGGTGTCCCAGAAGCGGGTGCCCAACACCTTCATTGACGACGCCCTGCCCAAGTTCAAGGCGTACGATGCCCAGCGCCTGAGACTTCTCCAGAACCGCAAGATGTCTCTCAGCAGTGAGGGTGGTGTGGGCATCGAAGCGAAGCCCAGCAGCTCCCTCAAGAGTCACGATTTgaaggaggaggacgaggaggagcaggagcagcacaagGAGCAGGACGATTCACAGCATTCACAGGCCAAGCCCTTGGTGCAACTACAGCTGACGGGCGCCGAGGAAGGAGCTGCCCCGCGACCCCTGGAGGACAACAAGGAGAACAAGTCCCCGGAGAAACGGCCGCTGCTGCGAGGTCAGAGTCAAATCGAACTGGGCCACAAGGAGCA CTCCGACGGCTCCCAGCCATCAGCAGCCAATAGCCAACTGGAGGCGCCCAATGTCATTGTAAACAAGCAGCCCACGCCGCCCAGGGATCAGGGTGTGGGCACTGGGACCGCTTCCGCTTCTGCGGGTCCCAGTCAACTGCATCCCAATTATGCGATGGATAA CATACCCAAGCAGAGAGATCGCTCCGCCTCGCAGGGCTGCATTCCGCCGTATGTGGAGCAGAACCGGACGATGGTGTTCCTGGTGGGCCGTTGCGATCTCCGACTCATCTCGCCCGATCGCAAGCAGGTTCTGCTCTACAAGGACTTCAAGGACGTGGCCAGCTGCGTGCACGGCCAGAAGTCGCTGGATCACTTCGGCATCATCTGCCGGGAGCTGAACAACGATGGCTACATTGGCTACGTGTTCAAGTGCCAGTCGGAGCATGTGTGCGATGACATAGTGGCCGCCATTGCCCAGGCCTTTGACACCTGCGCGGAGCAGAAAAAGAAGCAGGATACCCAAATCTTCAGCTGCGAGCACTGTCCGATGCTCTGGTACCACAAACTATGCACTGACGTCGAAGGCCTTTCCGAGAAGAAGACCCAGGCCCTGATCCTGCGCCGAATCGAGACTTTGAGCGACGACGAGCAGGAGATTGTGTGGGCCAAGTTCTGCGGCTCTGAGAAGACCAACTCTCCGGTGGCCGAGCAAAATCAGTTTCTCATGATGCTGCTCAGGGCGCACTGCGAGTCCAGACAGCAGAGACATGTCCACGACACCGCCGAGAATCGGTCGGAGTTCCTTAACCAATATCTCGGTGGCAGCACCATATTCATGAAGGCCAAGCGCTCGCTTACCAACTCGTTTGATAATCTCCTCAAGCGGAAGCCCTCCAAGGATGACATTGCTGTGCCGTCGCACAACTTGAGGGACATCAGGGAGGGATCCGCCGAACCGCTGGGCACCCAGTCACCTCCCGAGGGCTTCCGATCGCGATCGAACACGGTGGGAGCAAGTCCCAGCAGCAAGCCCACAGCTGAGCAACTGAAGAGTCCCATGATGGATAT ATTCATCAAGGTGGGCAACAGTCCCAAAGAGGCGGAAACCCATCAGGGCTCCTGGCGTCAGGCCATACTGAATAGTGTAGTGACACCATCCAAGGGTCTGGATAGTGAGGTGCCCACCGAGTTTCTGTCGCCAATGCGAAAGC CGGTCAAGCGTGGAAAGCGGAATGCGGATGAGCTGAGGGAACTGTGGCGCACTGCCATTCGGCAGACTATAATGCTGAACCGCATGGAGACGGAGAACGCCATGTTGCAGGCGCGGCAGAATGAAAACGAGCTAAAGCGCATTAAACTGGACTACGAGGAGATTGTGCCCTGCGACAAGCAGCTAATCGAGCGATGGGAACAGATCATCGAGCGCAACTCCACACAGATAGGCAACAAGAAGGATCCCAAGGTCCTGGGCCACGCCATTCGCACCGGAGTACCGCGATCGAAGCGCGGCGATGTCTGGACCTTCCTGGCCGAGCAGCATTCCATGAACACGGCACCGGTGGACACAAAGCGATTCCCCAACTTCAATACACCGTATCACACGCTGCTGAAACACCTCACTGAGCATCAGCATGCTATTTTCATCGATCTTGGCAGGACGTTTCCCAATCACCAGTTCTACAAGGATCCGCTTGGTCTCGGCCAGTTGTCGCTGTTTAACCTGCTGAAGGCGTATTCCATTCTAGATCCGGAATTAGGGTACTGCCAGGGTCTGGGCTTCATCTGCGGCGTCTTACTTCTGCAT TGTGATGAAGCCAATGCATTTCAACTGCTGAAGCACTTGATGTTCCGTCGTAATATGCGCACAAAATACCTGCCTGACATGAAAAAGTTTCAACTGCAGCTGTATCAGCTCTCCCGATTGGTCAAGGATCACCTGCCAGATCTGTACGTGTGGCTCGATCAGAACGATGTCTCGCCCACTTTGTATGCGGCTCCATGGATCCTCACCGTCTTTAGCTCACAGTTTCCGCTGGGTTTCGTGGCCCGCGTCTTTGATCTGCTCTTCCTGGAATCCTCCGATGTAATCTTTAAGTTTGCCATTGCCCTGCTCTCCGTGCACAAGCAGCAACTACTGGCCAAGGATAACTTCGAAGAGATTATGGACTATCTGAAGACCGTCGTCCCGAAGATGGAGCACACCTGCATGGAGCAGATTATGAAGCTGGTCTTTAGCATGGACATAGGAAAGCAGCTTGCCGAATACAATGTGGAGTACAATGTGCTGCAGGAGGAGATTACCACCACCAACCATCACCTAGAAATGCTGAACAGGGAGAAGACGCAGAATCAGCATCTGGAGCAGCAGTTACAG TTTGCTCAATCTTCGATTGCTCAGCTGGAGACGACTCGATCCTCACAGCAAGCTCAGATAACCACGCTGCAATCGCAAGTTCAGTCTCTGGAGCTAACCATCCAAACGCTCGGTCGCTACGTTGGCCAACTGGTGGAACACAATCCCGACCTGGAGCTGCCAAACGAGGTGCGGCGCATGCTCCAGCAGCTGGACGACTTGGACCGCCAGCGTCGCAAGCCCATATTCACCGAACGCAAGATCGGCAAATCCGTTTCCGTCAACAGTCACTTGGGGTTTCCACTCAAGGTGCTCGAAGAGCTGACCGAAAGAGACGAACTTGGTTCGCCACAAAAGcagaagaaggagaagacacctttttttgaacagttgcgtcagcagcagcaacagcatcgcCTCAACGGCGGCGTCCAGTCATCTAATGTCGGTGAGTCGGTGTCCCCGACTCCACCTTCGCGACCCAATCGCCTGCTGGACAATGCCAGCGCTCGGACCGTAATGCAAGTAAAACTGGATGAGCTGAAGCTGCCCGAGCACGTGGATAAGTTCGTAGCAAATATCAAAAGTCCCTTGGAGGTGGATTCCGGCGTAGGCACGCCTCTCAGCCCACCCAGCACGGCGAGTAACAGCAGCGGAGGAAGCATATTTAGCCGCATGGGCTATCGGACAACGCCCCCAGCCCTTTCCCCGCTGGCCCAGCGGCAAAGTTACGGCGTGGCAAATACCACAGCACCATCTCCGCAGCACATGGAGGAGGTGGCGCCCGCAACGACAATGGCTGTAATGCCGCGGGATGATGTCGAGGAGCCACAGCCCATGCATCCGCTCAGCATGGTCGGGGGCGATGTGAATGTGCGCTTCAAGGGCACCACGCAGCTCAAATCCATACGTCCGGTGCACCACATGCGTGCGATTCCGCTGGGTGGAGTACAGCATCCTTCCAGCACGGAGCCCGCGGTGCGAGTGGCTCCCGTGCCCGTGGAGCTGGCCCCGCCAGCGGCCACTGCGACCACCGGCCGCAGCTAA
- the LOC6726867 gene encoding TBC1 domain family member 4 isoform X5, translating to MFTVPFHRDTILTTSVSDASVLNKSRAMAELMHQIRDPAHTLGGSVGSIPQTLIGGGGGSHGNSNGALNGIHATPATNLKMSEAMRNAQHDTSPNPVSSKMKASKSYTHGLSSSSGTVNIPTSTSAQSNLSLLADISPNHTHFFEVMYVGKIRVSQKRVPNTFIDDALPKFKAYDAQRLRLLQNRKMSLSSEGGVGIEAKPSSSLKSHDLKEEDEEEQEQHKEQDDSQHSQAKPLVQLQLTGAEEGAAPRPLEDNKENKSPEKRPLLRGQSQIELGHKEHIPKQRDRSASQGCIPPYVEQNRTMVFLVGRCDLRLISPDRKQVLLYKDFKDVASCVHGQKSLDHFGIICRELNNDGYIGYVFKCQSEHVCDDIVAAIAQAFDTCAEQKKKQDTQIFSCEHCPMLWYHKLCTDVEGLSEKKTQALILRRIETLSDDEQEIVWAKFCGSEKTNSPVAEQNQFLMMLLRAHCESRQQRHVHDTAENRSEFLNQYLGGSTIFMKAKRSLTNSFDNLLKRKPSKDDIAVPSHNLRDIREGSAEPLGTQSPPEGFRSRSNTVGASPSSKPTAEQLKSPMMDIFIKVGNSPKEAETHQGSWRQAILNSVVTPSKGLDSEVPTEFLSPMRKPVKRGKRNADELRELWRTAIRQTIMLNRMETENAMLQARQNENELKRIKLDYEEIVPCDKQLIERWEQIIERNSTQIGNKKDPKVLGHAIRTGVPRSKRGDVWTFLAEQHSMNTAPVDTKRFPNFNTPYHTLLKHLTEHQHAIFIDLGRTFPNHQFYKDPLGLGQLSLFNLLKAYSILDPELGYCQGLGFICGVLLLHCDEANAFQLLKHLMFRRNMRTKYLPDMKKFQLQLYQLSRLVKDHLPDLYVWLDQNDVSPTLYAAPWILTVFSSQFPLGFVARVFDLLFLESSDVIFKFAIALLSVHKQQLLAKDNFEEIMDYLKTVVPKMEHTCMEQIMKLVFSMDIGKQLAEYNVEYNVLQEEITTTNHHLEMLNREKTQNQHLEQQLQFAQSSIAQLETTRSSQQAQITTLQSQVQSLELTIQTLGRYVGQLVEHNPDLELPNEVRRMLQQLDDLDRQRRKPIFTERKIGKSVSVNSHLGFPLKVLEELTERDELGSPQKQKKEKTPFFEQLRQQQQQHRLNGGVQSSNVGESVSPTPPSRPNRLLDNASARTVMQVKLDELKLPEHVDKFVANIKSPLEVDSGVGTPLSPPSTASNSSGGSIFSRMGYRTTPPALSPLAQRQSYGVANTTAPSPQHMEEVAPATTMAVMPRDDVEEPQPMHPLSMVGGDVNVRFKGTTQLKSIRPVHHMRAIPLGGVQHPSSTEPAVRVAPVPVELAPPAATATTGRS from the exons ATGGCCGAGCTGATGCACCAGATCCGTGACCCCGCCCACACGCTGGGAGGTTCCGTGGGCAGCATTCCGCAGACGCTGAtcggcggtggtggaggcaGCCACGGAAACTCCAATGGAGCGCTGAACGGAATCCACGCCACGCCCGCCACGAATCTGAAGATGAGCGAGGCAATGCGCAATGCTCAGCACGACACCAGCCCCAATCCAGTCAGCTCTAAGATGAAGGCCTCCAAGTCGTACACCCATGGCCTGAGTAGCTCCTCGGGCACGGTGAACATTCCCACGTCCACGTCGGCCCAGAGCAATCTCTCCCTGCTAGCGGACATCTCGCCGAACCACACGCACTTCTTCGAGGTGATGTACGTGGGCAAGATCCGGGTGTCCCAGAAGCGGGTGCCCAACACCTTCATTGACGACGCCCTGCCCAAGTTCAAGGCGTACGATGCCCAGCGCCTGAGACTTCTCCAGAACCGCAAGATGTCTCTCAGCAGTGAGGGTGGTGTGGGCATCGAAGCGAAGCCCAGCAGCTCCCTCAAGAGTCACGATTTgaaggaggaggacgaggaggagcaggagcagcacaagGAGCAGGACGATTCACAGCATTCACAGGCCAAGCCCTTGGTGCAACTACAGCTGACGGGCGCCGAGGAAGGAGCTGCCCCGCGACCCCTGGAGGACAACAAGGAGAACAAGTCCCCGGAGAAACGGCCGCTGCTGCGAGGTCAGAGTCAAATCGAACTGGGCCACAAGGAGCA CATACCCAAGCAGAGAGATCGCTCCGCCTCGCAGGGCTGCATTCCGCCGTATGTGGAGCAGAACCGGACGATGGTGTTCCTGGTGGGCCGTTGCGATCTCCGACTCATCTCGCCCGATCGCAAGCAGGTTCTGCTCTACAAGGACTTCAAGGACGTGGCCAGCTGCGTGCACGGCCAGAAGTCGCTGGATCACTTCGGCATCATCTGCCGGGAGCTGAACAACGATGGCTACATTGGCTACGTGTTCAAGTGCCAGTCGGAGCATGTGTGCGATGACATAGTGGCCGCCATTGCCCAGGCCTTTGACACCTGCGCGGAGCAGAAAAAGAAGCAGGATACCCAAATCTTCAGCTGCGAGCACTGTCCGATGCTCTGGTACCACAAACTATGCACTGACGTCGAAGGCCTTTCCGAGAAGAAGACCCAGGCCCTGATCCTGCGCCGAATCGAGACTTTGAGCGACGACGAGCAGGAGATTGTGTGGGCCAAGTTCTGCGGCTCTGAGAAGACCAACTCTCCGGTGGCCGAGCAAAATCAGTTTCTCATGATGCTGCTCAGGGCGCACTGCGAGTCCAGACAGCAGAGACATGTCCACGACACCGCCGAGAATCGGTCGGAGTTCCTTAACCAATATCTCGGTGGCAGCACCATATTCATGAAGGCCAAGCGCTCGCTTACCAACTCGTTTGATAATCTCCTCAAGCGGAAGCCCTCCAAGGATGACATTGCTGTGCCGTCGCACAACTTGAGGGACATCAGGGAGGGATCCGCCGAACCGCTGGGCACCCAGTCACCTCCCGAGGGCTTCCGATCGCGATCGAACACGGTGGGAGCAAGTCCCAGCAGCAAGCCCACAGCTGAGCAACTGAAGAGTCCCATGATGGATAT ATTCATCAAGGTGGGCAACAGTCCCAAAGAGGCGGAAACCCATCAGGGCTCCTGGCGTCAGGCCATACTGAATAGTGTAGTGACACCATCCAAGGGTCTGGATAGTGAGGTGCCCACCGAGTTTCTGTCGCCAATGCGAAAGC CGGTCAAGCGTGGAAAGCGGAATGCGGATGAGCTGAGGGAACTGTGGCGCACTGCCATTCGGCAGACTATAATGCTGAACCGCATGGAGACGGAGAACGCCATGTTGCAGGCGCGGCAGAATGAAAACGAGCTAAAGCGCATTAAACTGGACTACGAGGAGATTGTGCCCTGCGACAAGCAGCTAATCGAGCGATGGGAACAGATCATCGAGCGCAACTCCACACAGATAGGCAACAAGAAGGATCCCAAGGTCCTGGGCCACGCCATTCGCACCGGAGTACCGCGATCGAAGCGCGGCGATGTCTGGACCTTCCTGGCCGAGCAGCATTCCATGAACACGGCACCGGTGGACACAAAGCGATTCCCCAACTTCAATACACCGTATCACACGCTGCTGAAACACCTCACTGAGCATCAGCATGCTATTTTCATCGATCTTGGCAGGACGTTTCCCAATCACCAGTTCTACAAGGATCCGCTTGGTCTCGGCCAGTTGTCGCTGTTTAACCTGCTGAAGGCGTATTCCATTCTAGATCCGGAATTAGGGTACTGCCAGGGTCTGGGCTTCATCTGCGGCGTCTTACTTCTGCAT TGTGATGAAGCCAATGCATTTCAACTGCTGAAGCACTTGATGTTCCGTCGTAATATGCGCACAAAATACCTGCCTGACATGAAAAAGTTTCAACTGCAGCTGTATCAGCTCTCCCGATTGGTCAAGGATCACCTGCCAGATCTGTACGTGTGGCTCGATCAGAACGATGTCTCGCCCACTTTGTATGCGGCTCCATGGATCCTCACCGTCTTTAGCTCACAGTTTCCGCTGGGTTTCGTGGCCCGCGTCTTTGATCTGCTCTTCCTGGAATCCTCCGATGTAATCTTTAAGTTTGCCATTGCCCTGCTCTCCGTGCACAAGCAGCAACTACTGGCCAAGGATAACTTCGAAGAGATTATGGACTATCTGAAGACCGTCGTCCCGAAGATGGAGCACACCTGCATGGAGCAGATTATGAAGCTGGTCTTTAGCATGGACATAGGAAAGCAGCTTGCCGAATACAATGTGGAGTACAATGTGCTGCAGGAGGAGATTACCACCACCAACCATCACCTAGAAATGCTGAACAGGGAGAAGACGCAGAATCAGCATCTGGAGCAGCAGTTACAG TTTGCTCAATCTTCGATTGCTCAGCTGGAGACGACTCGATCCTCACAGCAAGCTCAGATAACCACGCTGCAATCGCAAGTTCAGTCTCTGGAGCTAACCATCCAAACGCTCGGTCGCTACGTTGGCCAACTGGTGGAACACAATCCCGACCTGGAGCTGCCAAACGAGGTGCGGCGCATGCTCCAGCAGCTGGACGACTTGGACCGCCAGCGTCGCAAGCCCATATTCACCGAACGCAAGATCGGCAAATCCGTTTCCGTCAACAGTCACTTGGGGTTTCCACTCAAGGTGCTCGAAGAGCTGACCGAAAGAGACGAACTTGGTTCGCCACAAAAGcagaagaaggagaagacacctttttttgaacagttgcgtcagcagcagcaacagcatcgcCTCAACGGCGGCGTCCAGTCATCTAATGTCGGTGAGTCGGTGTCCCCGACTCCACCTTCGCGACCCAATCGCCTGCTGGACAATGCCAGCGCTCGGACCGTAATGCAAGTAAAACTGGATGAGCTGAAGCTGCCCGAGCACGTGGATAAGTTCGTAGCAAATATCAAAAGTCCCTTGGAGGTGGATTCCGGCGTAGGCACGCCTCTCAGCCCACCCAGCACGGCGAGTAACAGCAGCGGAGGAAGCATATTTAGCCGCATGGGCTATCGGACAACGCCCCCAGCCCTTTCCCCGCTGGCCCAGCGGCAAAGTTACGGCGTGGCAAATACCACAGCACCATCTCCGCAGCACATGGAGGAGGTGGCGCCCGCAACGACAATGGCTGTAATGCCGCGGGATGATGTCGAGGAGCCACAGCCCATGCATCCGCTCAGCATGGTCGGGGGCGATGTGAATGTGCGCTTCAAGGGCACCACGCAGCTCAAATCCATACGTCCGGTGCACCACATGCGTGCGATTCCGCTGGGTGGAGTACAGCATCCTTCCAGCACGGAGCCCGCGGTGCGAGTGGCTCCCGTGCCCGTGGAGCTGGCCCCGCCAGCGGCCACTGCGACCACCGGCCGCAGCTAA